In Oreochromis aureus strain Israel breed Guangdong linkage group 6, ZZ_aureus, whole genome shotgun sequence, the genomic window agctgaaaggaagaaaaatggggTAAAAATTCatacttgtaacttgaaacttgagtgcaCAGTTTCACACtcaacaaatcttttttacacacacacaaattctttttacacacaaaaatcctgatttacaagtacaaaatatttatgaccacaatttcaGCACATACTTGTGGTCCAAGATGCTGTCAGATGTTAAGGACCTGACACCCTCTCCCCTCAACATCGTTTAGTCTTATGTTGCCTTGTACATAAAAGAATAATTCCCAGTTTCTTCCTGGCAATGAGGCAAGCAACCCATTTGACTTATCATTGCTTCACTTGTACTGGAAGCAACCCAAGGCCAAAGTACTGAAATAGCATCGAAACTACAGAAAGCTGGATCAGTAGGTCCTGCCTTTAAATGCTGGGAGCCCAAACATGGAGACACTCATCCATAAAAAGGAAGACAGTTCATTTGACAGACAGAGGCGGAGCCAGACATCTGAAACACCCGGGGCTTAGCCCTAAAGGGTAGTATGCATATGggatttttggggggggttagaaatgactgaaagattaattggctctgttttgagttttgttcaaaaaagaatgacttcatatagggaaaaatatatatcacatatgcaggacaccttaaactagttttttaattaagcagcaaggcagaataaaatcagggctgtatcaagacacagggactaaaccccaattcaaccagacccagaactgatccggaattaaaacaggactacaacagttcaaaatcaggaatacttaggacttaaccaagacagaaccatgTTCTGAGTTGAGTTTTAACAGATATTCTCACGGTGCCTCtcaataatgtgtgtttgtttgtgtgctgtgCATTTCTGGATGGGCACAAGCATGCACTATCACGCAGACACAGCCCTTTCTCCTAAACTAAAGTGAATATTAGTGAAATCAAAGCTAGAGCAGAATTGCTTGGACTCGACTTCAGCATCAGTAGTGCGGGGTGTCGTGTGGTATTACCTTTAAAAGGCCTTTCATTTTGTCGTGCAAAGCTGTGAACTCGTCCGGCGACATCTCGGGGTAGAGTTCGCTTCTCAGCAGCTCCTCTGTGATCTCGCTGTTGTTGTAATACACTTTCTGCGCGATTCCATTTAACAAGCCGCTCAGAGACTTCGTCGCGTCTACTTCCGCCATGTTTGCTCTTGTGGTCACATGAATTGCAGTACAAGACGGCATTGTGGGACTTGTAGTTGCAGATTCCGACTGCAGCGCTTGAGCTTTAGCGTTTCATCTAAGCCTCCAAAAGGGAACATCACAAACTTTGCTATACAAATtatgaaaaatcatttgtttaatttttaatgcattttaaaagcAATGCTGCATAATTATTAAATCAAGAGCATTTATATATTAATTAAATTTATTTGAATCACATTGCAGTCTGACTACCCATTTTTACTGATTAGCTGGCCTATTTGAACAATGTCCatctacaaaaaaagaaaaaaaagtggaacagtaatgtcagtacaaacTGTAGTGAGTGAAaagtaatatttaaatgtaaatgtcatGAGCAATAGTTCAGAGAATTTGGTTTCAGGATGTATAGAAAGTTCTAGCTTGTGCAGTCCTTTATTTATCAAAGCAAGTCTAATAGTACCATAACACAGGAGTTTCCAAATAATTGACACAGAGACCAGAATGCATGCCAAGCCAAGCTTTAATCAAGAAGAAAAGAACATTAAAGTTTTGATCATGTTTAATCTTTGACTAAATGAAATAgtagtcaaatatcttcaaagTCCCTTTATGTGACTCAAATTTATGATTCAAGACAAAAGTTTCAAGTTTATTGCTCCTACCACAGATCTGTAAGAATGTTTCACAAAAGCTCTTTAAATCATTAAAAGGTTGTAAAATTCTTAAAGTCGACATATTCTTTTAATTTCTattgtcatgttttttaaaaattattttcaaatgtattttattctttttttgaaCCAACATTTTCTGGCAGCTCCTTGAAGGTTTAAACAGCAGGTGACATGGGACATGGTCATATTAACTTACTGACATGTTCGAAAGCAAATTATTTTGTGTATAAAGGCCAAAAAATACGAGTTAAGctagcataaaaaaaaaatttaaaaaaatctatgaaaaggaaaaataatgcaGTTTCTCAGAGGATCTTGTGTTTGTAAGCTTCACTGGGTTGCTTGTCAGAATTTAAGGCTATATGACAGACCTGTTTTACCTTAACCATGTCTACGTTTGCCACCTCTTCTACTCTTCTTGCGTCTTTTGCTTTTGCTTCCTCTTCTGCCTTTGCCCTGTTTTCTGCCTTGCTTGCTTCCTTTTCTACGTTGGCCTCCTCCTCTAAGCTTGCTTCCTTTTCTACGTCTACCTCCTCGTCTAAGCTTGCTTCCTTTTCTACGTCTACCTCCTCGTCTAAGCTTGCTTCCTTTTCTATGTCTACCTCCTCGTCTAAGCTTGCTTCCTTTTTTACGTCTACCTCCTCGTCTAAGCTTGCTTCCTTTTTTACGCCGGCCACCTCCTCTAAGCTTGCTTCCTTTTTTACGTCTGCCTCCTCCTCTAAGCTTGCTTCCTTTTTTACGTCTGCCTCCTCCTCTAAGCTTGCTTCCTTTTCTACGTCTACCTCCTCCTCTAAGCTTGCTTCCTTTTTTACGCCGGCCACCTCCTCTAAGCTTGCTTCCTTTTTTACATCGACCTCCTCCTCTAAGCTGGCTGCCTCCCCTGCGTTTGAAGCTTCCTCTTTGATTTCCTTTGCACTTGCTCATTTGACCCTCTTTTCCCCTACCTGAGCCTGGAGGTATCTTACTGCCTATGTCATTGCCTATACCAGTCTCTATACCAGTGCCTATGTCATTGAATAGACCAGTGCCAAGGCCTGGTTTAGGTGTTTCTACATCTGTACCTTGTTCTTGATTTGACAGGGCTGTGTTTGCAACACATTCGGGTGTAACATCTCCCCCCGAGGAGCAACTTGTGCACTGAAAAGTATCATCTCCAGGTTCATAACAACGATATATGTTGTTAAGCCCAAGTTTGGCAATCTCAAGATGCTTAAATGATTGAGTCAGCTGAGACGTGTCTGAAGCAGGAACATCAGCTacattagaaaaaacaaacgCATAACCACTCCAGTTGTGAGTGATATCACCAATGTTCAAAGTGATACCTTTATCATTTGAAattggagagttttcagagtaGATGACGAGAACGTTACCCTCACTACTTTTTATGAATGGTTGTATGTTCTGAAGAACATGTGATAGTTCCTGTGACTGTGTTGCTGCCACCACCCTGGTGCCTTTGTACACTTGGCCCTGTGAAAGGGCTCCTCTAACTCTGTCTGCTGGGTCATTCTGAAGGATTTCTTGGAGACTGCTTGGATCTTGATTCTGTGGGATGTTCAAAGCCACGCTGAAGGAATCACCTAGTTCATACCTGCCAAGGGAAAATGTTACtaattaataatgataataattttaATGAATTTAAAAGTTTAGATAGTAGATGAAGAattgtgggaaaaaaataatataataagtaTAAACTGCACACTAAATTCGAAATATCAGTGATGATCTGGGCTTTGTCAGTGAGTTGTAAAAGTATATTTTGCATTGAGTGTCTTGAGGGTACCagggaaaaagggaaaaaaaagagccatAAATACCCCACACAGatgattaaaatgtattttatgggACACTAATGGGACACTAGACATAACAAGCAATTCTTTGCatcaaattcttttttttctctttttttaaagttccatattaaaaaacaagttCATTTTATGGTACATTTTATTCTAGTGAATAACAAAAGACCCTGAGCAACCTCGGAGTCCAATTATTGATCTACTATATATAGCCTCAGTTCAATCAGGTCCCACACTCACAATCCCAAACTCATAACCAGCTTCTTCCAGAGGACAGTTCGTACTGTTAACAATCCACCCCTGCCCACCCAGCTCACCAGTCTGAGTAACTCTCATCACTCAGGCCACTCAAACTGACTTTATTCAGACCAAATCTTTCTCTGCAGTACTTACAAGCACTTGGAGCACGCATAATTTTGTTGTACGTGTACATTGTATTCTTTATATACTAT contains:
- the LOC116317049 gene encoding uncharacterized protein LOC116317049 — protein: MAGLCWLVMVPAFFLSPPNILAAVDQDWLTNIVAAVKNEYELGDSFSVALNIPQNQDPSSLQEILQNDPADRVRGALSQGQVYKGTRVVAATQSQELSHVLQNIQPFIKSSEGNVLVIYSENSPISNDKGITLNIGDITHNWSGYAFVFSNVADVPASDTSQLTQSFKHLEIAKLGLNNIYRCYEPGDDTFQCTSCSSGGDVTPECVANTALSNQEQGTDVETPKPGLGTGLFNDIGTGIETGIGNDIGSKIPPGSGRGKEGQMSKCKGNQRGSFKRRGGSQLRGGGRCKKGSKLRGGGRRKKGSKLRGGGRRRKGSKLRGGGRRKKGSKLRGGGRRKKGSKLRGGGRRKKGSKLRRGGRRKKGSKLRRGGRHRKGSKLRRGGRRRKGSKLRRGGRRRKGSKLRGGGQRRKGSKQGRKQGKGRRGSKSKRRKKSRRGGKRRHG